One part of the Ziziphus jujuba cultivar Dongzao chromosome 2, ASM3175591v1 genome encodes these proteins:
- the LOC107418803 gene encoding cysteine-rich receptor-like protein kinase 44 isoform X1 — protein sequence MLATGRNLRETETKPERNRALQQQDEIKSAMGFISSLLACLAHRWGRGKHGGSESGGGGGGGGGGVDQADEGVDFSWNLFFELRTLQIATSFFSDLNKLGHGGFGPVYKGLMPNGQEIAVKTLSVDSRQGVREFTNEVKLLLKIQHKNLVTLLGCCVEGPEKMLVYEYLPNKSLDYFLFDKEKSASLDWTTRFRIITGVARALLYLHEEAPTRIIHRDIKASNILLDAKLNPKISDFGLARLFPGDDTHLNTFKISGTYGYMAPEYAMRGYLSVKTDVFSYGVLVLEIVSGRKNQDKQLGVEKADLLSYSWKLYQGGRAMELVDPTLTKCNRDEAAMCIQLGLLCCQSIVSDRPDMNSIHLMLSSDSFTLPRPGKPGIQGRTGRWTTTTTSAFTSTNASTAYTGNTKASAGSSFVEDYSRNSISFSSIDEGR from the exons ATGTTAGCAACCGGACGAAACCTGAGAGAAACAGAGACGAAACCTGAGAGAAACAGAGCTCTCCAACAACAAGAcgaaataaaat CCGCCATGGGATTTATCTCGTCTCTTTTGGCGTGTTTGGCGCACAGATGGGGACGTGGAAAACATGGCGGCTCAGAAagtggcggtggtggtggtggtggtggtggtggagttgACCAAGCTGACGAAGGTGTTGACTTTTCTTGGAATCTGTTTTTCGAACTCCGTACTCTGCAAATCGCTACCAGTTTCTTCTCCGACCTTAACAAACTCGGTCACGGAGGTTTCGGTCCCGTTTATAAG GGGTTGATGCCAAATGGTCAAGAAATAGCAGTGAAGACGCTATCAGTAGATTCACGGCAGGGAGTGAGAGAATTCACCAATGAGGTGAAGCTGTTACTGAAAATTCAGCACAAGAATCTTGTAACTCTACTTGGTTGTTGTGTGGAAGGACCTGAGAAGATGCTAGTTTATGAGTACTTGCCCAACAAAAGCCTCGATTATTTCctatttg ATAAAGAGAAGTCTGCCTCACTGGATTGGACTACAAGATTTCGCATAATTACAGGTGTGGCTAGAGCTCTTCTCTACTTGCATGAAGAGGCTCCCACAAGGATCATTCATAGAGACATTAAAGCCAGTAATATATTATTAGATGCAAAGCTGAATCCAAAAATCTCAGATTTTGGCTTGGCAAGACTCTTTCCTGGTGACGACACCCATTTGAATACATTCAAGATTTCTGGTACTTA TGGTTACATGGCCCCTGAATACGCAATGCGTGGATATTTATCTGTTAAGACAGATGTTTTCAGTTATGGAGTCTTGGTGTTGGAGATTGTTAGTGGAAGAAAGAACCAAGATAAGCAGCTTGGGGTAGAAAAGGCAGACCTCTTGAGTTAT TCATGGAAGCTATATCAAGGAGGGAGAGCAATGGAATTGGTCGACCCTACCCTGACCAAATGCAATCGCGACGAGGCAGCTATGTGCATTCAGCTTGGATTGTTATGTTGTCAATCCATAGTATCAGATAGGCCGGACATGAACTCCATTCATCTAATGCTTTCCAGCGACTCATTTACTTTGCCGAGACCAGGAAAACCCGGAATTCAAGGCCGTACGGGGCGGTGGACGACTACCACTACTTCGGCTTTCACTAGCACTAATGCCAGTACCGCTTACACTGGTAACACAAAAGCTTCTGCTGGTAGTAGTTTTGTTGAGGACTATTCCAGAAATtctatatctttttcttctattgATGAAGGTAGATGA
- the LOC107418803 gene encoding cysteine-rich receptor-like protein kinase 44 isoform X2: MGFISSLLACLAHRWGRGKHGGSESGGGGGGGGGGVDQADEGVDFSWNLFFELRTLQIATSFFSDLNKLGHGGFGPVYKGLMPNGQEIAVKTLSVDSRQGVREFTNEVKLLLKIQHKNLVTLLGCCVEGPEKMLVYEYLPNKSLDYFLFDKEKSASLDWTTRFRIITGVARALLYLHEEAPTRIIHRDIKASNILLDAKLNPKISDFGLARLFPGDDTHLNTFKISGTYGYMAPEYAMRGYLSVKTDVFSYGVLVLEIVSGRKNQDKQLGVEKADLLSYSWKLYQGGRAMELVDPTLTKCNRDEAAMCIQLGLLCCQSIVSDRPDMNSIHLMLSSDSFTLPRPGKPGIQGRTGRWTTTTTSAFTSTNASTAYTGNTKASAGSSFVEDYSRNSISFSSIDEGR, from the exons ATGGGATTTATCTCGTCTCTTTTGGCGTGTTTGGCGCACAGATGGGGACGTGGAAAACATGGCGGCTCAGAAagtggcggtggtggtggtggtggtggtggtggagttgACCAAGCTGACGAAGGTGTTGACTTTTCTTGGAATCTGTTTTTCGAACTCCGTACTCTGCAAATCGCTACCAGTTTCTTCTCCGACCTTAACAAACTCGGTCACGGAGGTTTCGGTCCCGTTTATAAG GGGTTGATGCCAAATGGTCAAGAAATAGCAGTGAAGACGCTATCAGTAGATTCACGGCAGGGAGTGAGAGAATTCACCAATGAGGTGAAGCTGTTACTGAAAATTCAGCACAAGAATCTTGTAACTCTACTTGGTTGTTGTGTGGAAGGACCTGAGAAGATGCTAGTTTATGAGTACTTGCCCAACAAAAGCCTCGATTATTTCctatttg ATAAAGAGAAGTCTGCCTCACTGGATTGGACTACAAGATTTCGCATAATTACAGGTGTGGCTAGAGCTCTTCTCTACTTGCATGAAGAGGCTCCCACAAGGATCATTCATAGAGACATTAAAGCCAGTAATATATTATTAGATGCAAAGCTGAATCCAAAAATCTCAGATTTTGGCTTGGCAAGACTCTTTCCTGGTGACGACACCCATTTGAATACATTCAAGATTTCTGGTACTTA TGGTTACATGGCCCCTGAATACGCAATGCGTGGATATTTATCTGTTAAGACAGATGTTTTCAGTTATGGAGTCTTGGTGTTGGAGATTGTTAGTGGAAGAAAGAACCAAGATAAGCAGCTTGGGGTAGAAAAGGCAGACCTCTTGAGTTAT TCATGGAAGCTATATCAAGGAGGGAGAGCAATGGAATTGGTCGACCCTACCCTGACCAAATGCAATCGCGACGAGGCAGCTATGTGCATTCAGCTTGGATTGTTATGTTGTCAATCCATAGTATCAGATAGGCCGGACATGAACTCCATTCATCTAATGCTTTCCAGCGACTCATTTACTTTGCCGAGACCAGGAAAACCCGGAATTCAAGGCCGTACGGGGCGGTGGACGACTACCACTACTTCGGCTTTCACTAGCACTAATGCCAGTACCGCTTACACTGGTAACACAAAAGCTTCTGCTGGTAGTAGTTTTGTTGAGGACTATTCCAGAAATtctatatctttttcttctattgATGAAGGTAGATGA
- the LOC107418791 gene encoding uncharacterized protein LOC107418791 isoform X2 has translation MKPNWELKNCCNHEQQLWRTILLRPFKLVTVFLHEASHAIACKLTCGKVEGIQVHGDEGGTTQTRGGIYWIILPAGYLGSSLWGMLLILASTNLLTARIAAGCFLAALIIVLFVAENWTLRGLCIGFIVFLGVTWVLQETTKFRILRYIILFIGIMNSLFSVYDIYDDLISRRVHSSDAEKFAEVCPCPCNGVGWGVIWGLISFLFLCGAMYLALVILS, from the exons ATGAAGCCCAATTGGGAGCTCAAGAACTGCTGCAACCATGAACAACAG CTTTGGCGGACAATATTGCTGAGGCCATTCAAACTTGTCACTGTGTTTCTTCATGAGGCAAGCCATGCTATTGCCTGTAAACTGACATGTGGCAAA GTGGAAGGAATTCAGGTTCATGGAGATGAAGGTGGAACCACACAAACGCGTGGTGGCATATACTGGATAATCTTGCCAGCTGGAT ACCTTGGTTCGTCCCTGTGGGGGATGCTCTTGATACTCGCGTCCACAAATCTTCTTACTGCAAGAATAGCTGCTGGATGTTTTCTTGCTGCCCTAATAATTGTACTTTTTGTAGCAGAAAAT TGGACACTTCGAGGACTTTGTATAG GATTCATTGTTTTCCTTGGTGTAACATGGGTTCTGCaagaaacaacaaaatttcGTATACTTCGATACATCATTCTGTTTATCG GTATAATGAACAGCTTGTTTTCAGTTTATG ACATTTATGATGATCTTATATCCCGTAGAGTTCACTCTAGTGATGCTGAGAAATTTGCTGAAGTTTGTCCTTGCCCTTGTAACGGTGTTGGATGGGGAGTCATTTG GGGTCTAATATCATTCTTGTTTCTTTGTGGCGCCATGTACCTTGCTCTTGTGATATTGTCTTGA
- the LOC107418791 gene encoding uncharacterized protein LOC107418791 isoform X1: protein MKPNWELKNCCNHEQQVFLITVSVCTVVILALWRTILLRPFKLVTVFLHEASHAIACKLTCGKVEGIQVHGDEGGTTQTRGGIYWIILPAGYLGSSLWGMLLILASTNLLTARIAAGCFLAALIIVLFVAENWTLRGLCIGFIVFLGVTWVLQETTKFRILRYIILFIGIMNSLFSVYDIYDDLISRRVHSSDAEKFAEVCPCPCNGVGWGVIWGLISFLFLCGAMYLALVILS, encoded by the exons ATGAAGCCCAATTGGGAGCTCAAGAACTGCTGCAACCATGAACAACAGGTGTTTCTTATCACAGTCTCAGTGTGCACTGTTGTTATACTAGCG CTTTGGCGGACAATATTGCTGAGGCCATTCAAACTTGTCACTGTGTTTCTTCATGAGGCAAGCCATGCTATTGCCTGTAAACTGACATGTGGCAAA GTGGAAGGAATTCAGGTTCATGGAGATGAAGGTGGAACCACACAAACGCGTGGTGGCATATACTGGATAATCTTGCCAGCTGGAT ACCTTGGTTCGTCCCTGTGGGGGATGCTCTTGATACTCGCGTCCACAAATCTTCTTACTGCAAGAATAGCTGCTGGATGTTTTCTTGCTGCCCTAATAATTGTACTTTTTGTAGCAGAAAAT TGGACACTTCGAGGACTTTGTATAG GATTCATTGTTTTCCTTGGTGTAACATGGGTTCTGCaagaaacaacaaaatttcGTATACTTCGATACATCATTCTGTTTATCG GTATAATGAACAGCTTGTTTTCAGTTTATG ACATTTATGATGATCTTATATCCCGTAGAGTTCACTCTAGTGATGCTGAGAAATTTGCTGAAGTTTGTCCTTGCCCTTGTAACGGTGTTGGATGGGGAGTCATTTG GGGTCTAATATCATTCTTGTTTCTTTGTGGCGCCATGTACCTTGCTCTTGTGATATTGTCTTGA
- the LOC107418791 gene encoding uncharacterized protein LOC107418791 isoform X3 — MLNFICAAVLNVLWRTILLRPFKLVTVFLHEASHAIACKLTCGKVEGIQVHGDEGGTTQTRGGIYWIILPAGYLGSSLWGMLLILASTNLLTARIAAGCFLAALIIVLFVAENWTLRGLCIGFIVFLGVTWVLQETTKFRILRYIILFIGIMNSLFSVYDIYDDLISRRVHSSDAEKFAEVCPCPCNGVGWGVIWGLISFLFLCGAMYLALVILS; from the exons ATGTTGAACTTTATATGTGCAGCTGTTCTAAATGTG CTTTGGCGGACAATATTGCTGAGGCCATTCAAACTTGTCACTGTGTTTCTTCATGAGGCAAGCCATGCTATTGCCTGTAAACTGACATGTGGCAAA GTGGAAGGAATTCAGGTTCATGGAGATGAAGGTGGAACCACACAAACGCGTGGTGGCATATACTGGATAATCTTGCCAGCTGGAT ACCTTGGTTCGTCCCTGTGGGGGATGCTCTTGATACTCGCGTCCACAAATCTTCTTACTGCAAGAATAGCTGCTGGATGTTTTCTTGCTGCCCTAATAATTGTACTTTTTGTAGCAGAAAAT TGGACACTTCGAGGACTTTGTATAG GATTCATTGTTTTCCTTGGTGTAACATGGGTTCTGCaagaaacaacaaaatttcGTATACTTCGATACATCATTCTGTTTATCG GTATAATGAACAGCTTGTTTTCAGTTTATG ACATTTATGATGATCTTATATCCCGTAGAGTTCACTCTAGTGATGCTGAGAAATTTGCTGAAGTTTGTCCTTGCCCTTGTAACGGTGTTGGATGGGGAGTCATTTG GGGTCTAATATCATTCTTGTTTCTTTGTGGCGCCATGTACCTTGCTCTTGTGATATTGTCTTGA
- the LOC107418788 gene encoding small ribosomal subunit protein eS7: MYTSRKKIHKDKEAEPTEFEESVAQAIFDLENTNQELKSDLKDLYINSAVQVDVSGSRKAVVIHVPYRLRKAFRKIHVRLVRELEKKFSGKDVILIATRRILRPPKKGSAAQRPRTRTLTAVHEAVLEDIVLPAEIVGKRIRYRIDGSKILKVFLDPKEQNNTEYKLESFAAVYRKLTGKDVVFEYPINDA; this comes from the exons ATGTATACCTCAAGAAAGAAGATTCACAAGGATAAGGAGGCTGAACCAACTGAATTTGAGGAGTCAGTTGCCCAG GCAATATTTGATTTGGAAAATACCAACCAAGAGTTGAAAAGTGACCTGAAGGATCTGTATATAAATTCTGCAGT TCAAGTTGATGTCTCTGGCAGCCGAAAAGCTGTTGTGATCCATGTCCCCTATAGATTGAGAAAAGCTTTCCGTAAGATCCATGTTAGGCTTGTGAGAGAGCTTGAGAAGAAGTTCAGTGGGAAg GATGTTATCCTTATTGCCACCCGAAGGATCTTGAGGCCTCCAAAGAAAGGTTCTGCCGCTCAACGGCCACGCACCCGTACACTCACTGCTGTTCATGAGGCAGTGCTTGAGGATATTGTATTGCCTGCTGAGATTGTTGGGAAGCGGATCAGATATAGAATTGATGGTTCTAAGATATTGAAG GTTTTCTTGGACCCTAAGGAACAAAACAACACTGAGTACAAACTGGAGAGTTTCGCTGCAGTTTATCGGAAGCTTACAGGCAAGGATGTTGTGTTTGAGTACCCAATAAATGATGCTTAG
- the LOC125422526 gene encoding transcription factor MYB62, with translation MSTSSKSTTSCSEDDNELRRGPWTLEEDTLLIHYIAHHGEGRWNLLAKRSGLRRTGKSCRLRWLNYLKPDVKRGNLTLEEQLLILDLHSKWGNRWSKIAQYLPGRTDNEIKNYWRTRVQKQAKHLKIDSKSTAFQDIIRYFWMPRLLQKIEESSPSSSLPIQNSEIPVSLENATSQHSASAYAAQICPPPQLSVQGDHLNADGHINGLNIQEQISDWENCTISCIDSSESMNMSQIAQFSECPQTSPFHVIASNAHNTLGKSCSNVNNGCSIDIYNDANISASGMFENPAGDYHVEHNSWTDSDFLGSMWNTDELWQYRN, from the exons ATGTCTACCAGTAGCAAAAGCACAACCAGTTGTAGTGAAGATGATAATGAGCTTAGGAGAGGGCCTTGGACTCTTGAAGAAGACACTCTCCTGATTCATTACATAGCTCACCATGGTGAAGGAAGATGGAACTTGCTAGCAAAACGTTCTG GGCTAAGAAGAACTGGCAAGAGTTGCAGATTGAGATGGTTGAATTATCTGAAACCTGATGTCAAGCGGGGAAATCTTACTCTAGAGGAGCAGCTCTTGATTCTTGATCTCCATTCAAAGTGGGGCAACAG GTGGTCGAAAATTGCACAGTACTTACCTGGGAGGACGGACAATGAAATCAAGAACTATTGGAGGACAAGAGTTCAGAAACAAGCTAAGCATCTTAAGATTGACAGCAAAAGCACAGCATTTCAAGACATCATTAGGTACTTTTGGATGCCAAGGTTGCTTCAAAAGATAGAAgaatcatcaccatcatcatcattgccAATCCAAAACTCAGAAATTCCTGTGTCTCTTGAAAATGCTACTTCTCAACATTCTGCATCAGCATATGCGGCACAAATATGTCCACCGCCACAACTCTCTGTTCAGGGAGATCATCTAAATGCGGATGGACACATAAATGGTTTGAACATTCAGGAGCAGATTTCAGATTGGGAAAACTGCACTATTTCATGCATAGACTCTTCAGAATCAATGAATATGTCACAGATAGCTCAATTTTCAGAATGCCCACAGACTAGTCCTTTCCATGTCATAGCTAGCAATGCCCACAACACATTGGGAAAGAGCTGCTCAAATGTCAACAATGGTTGCTCCATCGATATCTACAATGACGCAAATATATCAGCATCCGGGATGTTTGAAAATCCTGCAGGAGATTACCATGTTGAACATAACAGTTGGACTGATAGTGATTTTTTAGGTAGCATGTGGAACACGGATGAATTATGGCAGTATAGGAATTAA